The Cylindrospermopsis curvispora GIHE-G1 genome contains a region encoding:
- the xth gene encoding exodeoxyribonuclease III: MKIATWNVNSIRTRLGQVISWLGENNVDVLCLQETKVIDTDFPLTVFHDMGYNTYIYGQKAYNGVALISRQPMKSVSTGFCQVLENLEPKWDDQKRVITGIVDEVRIINLYVPNGSAVGSEKYQYKLQWLAVLKTYLEVLLKCNSDIIMCGDFNIALEDIDIYKQVDTENQIMASLPERQALREILKLGFGDGFRKFNSQGGNYSWWDYRTGAFKRNSGWRIDHHYLTDVLYKQAKSCFIDISPRKLEQPSDHAPVIVEV, encoded by the coding sequence ATGAAAATTGCCACTTGGAATGTCAATTCAATTCGTACTCGTCTAGGACAGGTTATTAGCTGGTTAGGGGAAAATAACGTTGATGTTCTGTGTCTACAGGAAACCAAAGTCATAGACACGGATTTTCCCCTAACTGTATTTCATGACATGGGCTATAACACTTATATTTATGGACAGAAGGCTTACAATGGTGTAGCATTAATTAGTCGCCAGCCAATGAAAAGTGTAAGTACAGGGTTTTGTCAAGTCCTGGAAAATCTGGAACCTAAGTGGGATGACCAGAAAAGAGTGATCACGGGTATTGTAGATGAAGTAAGGATTATTAATCTGTATGTTCCTAATGGTTCAGCAGTGGGAAGTGAGAAATATCAATATAAATTGCAGTGGTTAGCAGTATTAAAAACATACCTGGAGGTTTTGCTGAAGTGTAATTCTGATATTATTATGTGTGGTGATTTTAACATTGCACTAGAAGATATAGACATTTATAAACAGGTAGATACAGAAAATCAGATTATGGCATCCTTACCAGAGAGACAAGCTTTAAGAGAGATTTTGAAACTGGGTTTTGGGGATGGGTTTCGCAAGTTTAATTCCCAGGGGGGTAATTATAGTTGGTGGGACTATCGTACTGGAGCTTTTAAAAGAAACTCAGGATGGAGAATAGACCATCACTACTTAACAGATGTACTTTATAAACAAGCTAAAAGTTGCTTTATTGATATTAGTCCTAGAAAGCTAGAACAGCCTAGTGATCATGCACCCGTGATAGTGGAAGTTTAG
- a CDS encoding hydantoinase B/oxoprolinase family protein, giving the protein MKKLYDHIQPDPVRLEIFKNLYQFIAEQMGIVLQNTAVSVNIKERLDFSCAIFDSSGLLVANAPHIPVHLGSMSESVRCLINDLGTTIKPGNVYLSNNPYNGGTHLPDVTAITPIFLPPFSNMFLKTGQDSPLFFVASRGHQSDIGGITPGSMPPHSTDITQEGIIFDNFLLVQEGELQETSVRNYLLNHPYPSRNPEQNIADFKAQIAANARGSQELIKMVDHYGLETVKVYMQFVQDNAEESVRRTINVLKNGSFTYVMDSGAKIQVQVTINRENRTAKIDFTGTSPQLKSNFNAPKAVTQAAVLYVFRTLVDDNIPLNAGCLKPLEIIIPQGCMLNPTYPAAVVAGNVETSQTIVDALYGALGVMAASQGTMNNFTFGNEKYQYYETICGGSGAGMDFDGTDAVHTHMTNSLLTDPEVLETRYPVIVESFTIRENSGGKGKYSGGNGVVRKIKFLESMTANILSGHRLVPPFGLNGGAPGKVGNNWIQRENGIQEVLDSTATAEMQPGDIFVIETPGGGGFQEQ; this is encoded by the coding sequence ATGAAAAAACTATATGATCATATTCAGCCAGATCCAGTTCGCTTAGAAATTTTTAAAAATCTCTATCAATTCATTGCCGAACAAATGGGAATAGTGCTGCAAAACACAGCTGTATCAGTTAATATTAAGGAACGTCTGGATTTTTCCTGCGCTATTTTTGACAGTTCTGGTTTATTAGTTGCTAACGCTCCTCATATTCCTGTGCATTTAGGTTCCATGAGTGAAAGCGTGCGCTGTTTAATTAATGATTTGGGAACTACAATTAAACCAGGCAATGTTTATCTATCCAATAATCCCTACAATGGGGGAACCCATTTACCTGATGTTACTGCTATCACGCCCATATTTTTACCCCCATTTTCAAATATGTTTTTAAAAACTGGGCAAGACTCTCCCCTATTTTTTGTTGCATCCCGAGGACACCAATCAGATATCGGTGGTATTACCCCCGGATCCATGCCTCCCCATAGTACGGATATTACCCAAGAAGGGATTATTTTTGATAATTTTCTCCTGGTTCAGGAAGGAGAGCTACAAGAAACCTCTGTGAGAAATTATCTGTTAAATCATCCCTATCCCAGTCGCAATCCTGAGCAAAATATAGCAGATTTTAAAGCTCAAATTGCCGCTAACGCCAGGGGAAGCCAAGAATTAATAAAAATGGTTGATCACTATGGGCTGGAAACTGTAAAAGTTTATATGCAGTTTGTACAAGATAATGCGGAAGAATCAGTAAGAAGAACTATCAATGTTTTAAAAAATGGATCCTTTACATATGTCATGGATAGTGGGGCAAAAATTCAAGTTCAAGTCACTATTAATCGGGAAAATCGCACAGCTAAAATTGATTTTACGGGCACATCACCACAATTAAAGAGTAATTTTAATGCACCTAAAGCTGTAACCCAAGCAGCAGTATTATATGTCTTTAGAACTCTGGTAGATGACAATATTCCTCTTAATGCTGGCTGTCTCAAACCTTTAGAAATTATTATTCCTCAAGGTTGTATGCTAAATCCCACCTATCCCGCAGCAGTAGTAGCAGGAAATGTGGAAACATCACAAACTATTGTTGATGCTTTATATGGTGCCCTAGGTGTAATGGCTGCTTCCCAAGGAACTATGAATAATTTCACTTTTGGCAATGAAAAATATCAATATTATGAAACTATTTGCGGTGGTTCCGGAGCAGGTATGGACTTTGATGGCACAGATGCAGTTCACACTCACATGACTAATTCCCTACTTACCGATCCAGAAGTGCTAGAAACCCGTTATCCGGTAATAGTGGAAAGTTTTACTATCCGTGAGAATAGTGGGGGTAAAGGAAAATATTCCGGGGGTAATGGGGTGGTCAGAAAAATCAAATTTCTGGAATCCATGACGGCAAATATTCTTTCTGGTCATCGTTTAGTCCCCCCCTTTGGATTAAATGGTGGAGCACCAGGAAAGGTGGGAAACAACTGGATACAACGTGAAAATGGCATCCAAGAGGTTTTAGATAGCACTGCTACCGCAGAAATGCAACCAGGAGATATTTTTGTCATAGAAACTCCTGGTGGTGGTGGATTTCAGGAGCAATAA
- a CDS encoding hydantoinase/oxoprolinase family protein, which translates to MLKFFADRGGTFTDIVALTDNQDIINRLLNYPQRFLIVPLPDQQWVIVYKLLSENPDQYTDAVIQGLRDIMGIPPQQSIPGQTIEVIKMGTTVATNALLERHGDRVVLVINKGFKDALRIGYQNRPNIFARQIILPTMLYEAVIEVDARYDAHGNELFPVNYQKIKCDLQTIHQTGIDSCAIVLMHGDRYPTHEQEIGKIAEEIGFTQISISHQVSPLMKLVSRGDTTVVDAYLTPILRRYVNQVSSQVPEVKLMFMKSDGGLTDAEKFQGKDSILSGPAGGIVGAVQTSKRAGFNLIITFDMGGTSTDVAHFKGEYERQLDSEIAGARMRVPVLAINTIAAGGGSILSFDGSTYRVGPESAGSNPGPASYRRGGPLTVTDANIMLGKIQPQYFPAVFGNDGQLPLDREIVLEKFTNLTQNMTLTTGKSFSPPQVASGFIAIAVENMANAIKKISLQRGYDISEYVLCCFGGAGGQVACLIADTLGMKKIFLHPFAGVLSAYGMGLADVRATRVTGVEKPLSQSLIPQLQELVTRLEISANQELNPAEHQVNHLSVRVIKNLNLKYEGTNSTLSVDFRNDIELIQQQFAREHKSRYGFIQPEKTLIVESIFVEVIQQMDTPEEPIISRQLPQGQIPQPLEVVELFTANRWWHTPVYRREDLQPGDIIPGTAIIVEKISTIVVEPNWQVKLTERNHLILERAER; encoded by the coding sequence GTGTTAAAATTCTTTGCAGACAGAGGTGGAACATTTACAGATATTGTAGCGTTAACAGATAATCAGGACATAATCAATAGATTATTAAACTACCCCCAGAGATTTTTAATTGTTCCCTTACCCGATCAACAATGGGTAATAGTTTATAAATTATTGTCAGAGAATCCCGATCAGTATACAGATGCGGTAATTCAAGGACTTCGTGATATTATGGGAATTCCCCCCCAACAGAGTATTCCTGGTCAAACTATAGAAGTGATTAAAATGGGAACAACAGTAGCAACAAATGCACTGCTAGAAAGACATGGAGACCGGGTTGTTTTAGTTATTAATAAAGGCTTTAAAGATGCTTTAAGAATTGGTTATCAAAACCGTCCTAACATTTTCGCCCGACAGATAATTTTACCTACCATGCTGTATGAAGCAGTAATTGAAGTAGATGCTAGATATGATGCTCATGGTAACGAGTTATTTCCCGTAAATTATCAGAAAATTAAATGCGACCTACAAACAATTCATCAAACAGGAATTGACAGTTGCGCCATTGTTCTCATGCATGGCGATCGCTATCCCACACATGAACAAGAAATAGGCAAAATTGCTGAAGAAATTGGATTTACCCAAATTTCTATTTCCCATCAAGTTAGTCCCCTAATGAAACTTGTGAGTCGGGGAGATACAACAGTTGTGGATGCTTATTTAACACCCATATTACGTCGTTATGTCAATCAGGTTTCCAGTCAGGTTCCTGAGGTCAAATTAATGTTTATGAAATCTGACGGTGGGTTAACTGATGCAGAGAAATTTCAAGGTAAAGATAGCATTTTAAGTGGGCCTGCTGGTGGTATTGTTGGTGCAGTACAAACTAGTAAAAGAGCAGGATTTAATTTAATTATCACCTTTGATATGGGAGGAACAAGCACAGATGTGGCCCATTTTAAAGGGGAATATGAAAGACAATTAGATTCGGAAATAGCAGGTGCGCGGATGCGAGTTCCCGTCCTAGCGATTAATACCATTGCTGCAGGTGGAGGTTCAATTTTATCTTTTGATGGATCCACCTATCGTGTAGGTCCAGAATCTGCAGGTTCAAATCCCGGACCTGCATCCTACAGACGGGGGGGACCATTAACAGTCACAGACGCTAATATTATGTTGGGGAAGATTCAACCCCAATACTTTCCAGCAGTTTTTGGAAATGATGGTCAATTACCTTTGGATAGGGAAATAGTGCTGGAGAAGTTTACAAACTTGACCCAGAATATGACATTAACTACAGGAAAATCCTTTTCTCCTCCACAGGTAGCATCAGGATTTATTGCTATTGCTGTGGAAAATATGGCTAATGCCATTAAAAAAATTAGTCTACAACGGGGTTATGATATTAGCGAATATGTATTATGTTGTTTTGGAGGTGCAGGTGGACAGGTAGCTTGTTTAATTGCGGATACTTTAGGAATGAAAAAGATATTTTTGCATCCCTTTGCTGGTGTATTGTCAGCTTATGGAATGGGTTTAGCTGATGTGAGAGCTACCAGAGTCACCGGAGTAGAAAAACCCTTGAGTCAGTCCTTAATTCCCCAATTACAGGAATTAGTTACCCGTTTAGAAATTTCCGCCAATCAAGAATTAAATCCAGCAGAACATCAGGTAAATCATTTGTCAGTCAGGGTGATTAAAAACCTTAACCTCAAGTATGAGGGAACTAATTCTACCTTATCCGTCGATTTTAGAAACGATATAGAATTAATACAGCAGCAATTTGCCAGGGAACACAAATCAAGATATGGGTTTATTCAGCCAGAAAAAACCTTAATTGTGGAATCTATTTTTGTCGAGGTGATTCAACAGATGGACACACCAGAAGAACCCATCATTTCCCGTCAACTTCCCCAGGGGCAAATTCCCCAACCTTTAGAAGTAGTTGAGCTATTTACCGCCAATAGATGGTGGCATACTCCAGTTTATAGAAGAGAAGATTTACAACCGGGAGATATTATCCCAGGTACTGCTATTATTGTGGAGAAAATCAGCACCATTGTGGTTGAACCCAATTGGCAAGTAAAATTAACTGAACGTAATCATTTAATCTTGGAAAGAGCAGAAAGATGA
- a CDS encoding HlyD family efflux transporter periplasmic adaptor subunit, with translation MKYSPWANAVQVRQTKENFAKPEEKLSYELGKAVQELPPIYTRLLAGTISAIVFSSILWAHLSQVDEVATATGELIASTQIRPVTSLGNGSILAVKVKEGDRVTKDQVLIERNPDFQQTDINRLTKASKLIEEDLQRLDTERTGAKTRGTKLQDELLNSRLLDYKAKQMAAEAEAKRQLANIQQAKIRLSRLQENLANSKPSVVNSQNNLVNAENIRNQIQSNLKIATTREENLRTLLTPGAVPRVDYLEALERVNRANTDIIRAVNEVNNAKNRLLEAQDRVTSLEKDIAAQKQEINQAQQTYQSAKSQSLILASERQSEILTQINKRKEELTNIVGQLDQAKKQREKEIIKAPVSGIIYKIKATKGPVQSGEELLSILPEGEDILLEVKVLNRDIGFIRQGMTAKVKLATFPFQEFGVVDAEVLQISPNAVVDEKLGLVFPTRIRLNKHSITMDGQEVEFTPGMMANAEIVTRKKSILTFIVEPITRRFNEAFSVR, from the coding sequence ATGAAATATTCCCCATGGGCCAATGCGGTTCAAGTTCGTCAAACTAAGGAAAACTTTGCCAAACCAGAGGAAAAATTATCTTATGAATTGGGTAAAGCAGTACAAGAACTCCCTCCTATTTATACCCGACTATTAGCTGGAACTATTAGTGCAATTGTATTTAGCAGTATTTTATGGGCTCACCTTTCTCAAGTTGATGAAGTCGCAACTGCAACGGGTGAGTTAATCGCTTCTACTCAAATTAGACCGGTCACATCCCTGGGTAATGGTTCTATTTTAGCAGTAAAGGTCAAGGAAGGAGATCGGGTTACTAAAGATCAAGTGTTAATTGAAAGGAATCCTGATTTTCAACAAACTGATATTAACCGTTTAACAAAGGCCAGTAAATTAATTGAGGAAGATTTACAACGTTTAGACACTGAAAGAACTGGAGCAAAAACTAGGGGAACCAAATTACAAGACGAGTTGTTAAATTCTCGGTTATTAGACTACAAGGCTAAACAAATGGCTGCAGAAGCAGAAGCAAAGCGACAGCTTGCCAATATTCAGCAAGCAAAAATCAGATTGAGTCGCTTGCAAGAAAATCTAGCTAACAGTAAACCTAGTGTAGTTAATTCCCAAAACAATTTAGTCAACGCAGAAAATATTCGTAATCAAATACAAAGCAATTTGAAAATTGCCACCACTAGAGAAGAAAATCTCAGGACTCTACTCACTCCTGGTGCAGTTCCTAGGGTTGACTATCTGGAAGCTCTGGAGAGGGTAAATAGGGCAAATACGGATATTATCAGAGCTGTTAATGAGGTAAATAATGCTAAAAACAGACTACTGGAAGCCCAGGATAGGGTGACCTCTTTAGAAAAAGATATTGCTGCTCAAAAACAAGAAATTAATCAAGCACAACAGACCTATCAATCAGCTAAAAGTCAAAGTCTAATATTAGCATCAGAGAGACAAAGCGAAATTTTAACCCAGATAAATAAACGTAAAGAAGAACTGACCAATATTGTTGGACAATTAGACCAGGCAAAAAAACAAAGGGAGAAAGAAATAATTAAGGCCCCAGTATCGGGAATAATTTATAAAATCAAAGCCACCAAAGGTCCAGTTCAATCCGGTGAAGAATTACTCTCCATTTTACCTGAAGGAGAAGATATTCTACTAGAGGTAAAAGTTCTCAATCGTGATATTGGTTTTATTCGTCAAGGTATGACAGCAAAGGTGAAGTTGGCAACTTTCCCTTTTCAAGAATTCGGTGTGGTGGATGCTGAGGTTTTACAAATTAGTCCTAATGCGGTGGTTGATGAAAAATTAGGTTTGGTTTTTCCCACTAGGATTAGGTTAAATAAGCATTCAATTACTATGGATGGTCAGGAGGTGGAGTTTACTCCAGGGATGATGGCAAATGCGGAAATAGTGACTCGCAAAAAATCAATTCTGACTTTTATTGTGGAACCAATTACTAGAAGGTTCAATGAGGCTTTTTCCGTCAGGTAA